A section of the Pirellulales bacterium genome encodes:
- a CDS encoding sigma-70 family RNA polymerase sigma factor, which translates to MVSDAPHEEESTPQNSAVRELARLWVQSQSVISAYITANILDVQHAEDLVQEVAQVVAEKFDSFDRTRSFISWALGIARNRVLKYYRARARDRLVLSENALAKLEEALEHVGQEAEERRAALKVCLERIQGRRREVLEMRYSQNAKVADIAQRFGMSSDGVFVMLHRIRKVLYGCIHRQLAQEGTG; encoded by the coding sequence ATGGTTTCTGACGCGCCACACGAAGAAGAAAGCACGCCGCAAAACAGCGCGGTTCGCGAGTTGGCGCGTTTGTGGGTCCAATCGCAGTCCGTGATTTCGGCATACATTACGGCGAACATTCTCGACGTCCAGCATGCCGAAGATTTGGTTCAGGAAGTGGCTCAAGTAGTCGCCGAAAAATTCGATTCCTTCGATCGCACTCGCTCGTTCATTTCCTGGGCCTTGGGAATTGCCCGCAACCGCGTTTTGAAGTATTACCGTGCACGGGCCAGAGATCGGCTGGTGTTAAGCGAAAACGCCTTGGCGAAGTTGGAGGAGGCGTTGGAACACGTCGGGCAGGAAGCGGAAGAACGGCGGGCCGCCTTGAAGGTTTGCCTGGAGCGAATTCAAGGCCGACGGCGCGAAGTATTGGAAATGCGATACAGCCAAAACGCAAAAGTCGCTGATATTGCCCAGCGGTTTGGCATGTCGTCCGATGGCGTGTTTGTCATGCTGCATCGCATTCGCAAGGTGTTGTATGGATGCATCCATCGACAATTGGCACAGGAAGGAACCGGCTAA
- a CDS encoding dockerin type I domain-containing protein, with product MTRSLWFTTWILTAVALVAWVRPILAATGTTAFTGDGSWNSLYGQGFSLGTDATGFGVFGATGNTVNLTQFQFFKSGNADATGVQLAIVNWDTNFSSTSPTVVGLSTNTLDVTSANYAVGAPISFTFNNLALTYGRGTYDQNGFGVFESPDYAAIFVNNNGGTLTPVLTPVIIVNYNQVSMPYDGYSGDMNGWPTEYVPAHDYGYRRNYLDTNSVQHYGDYFKAATNYISGGYFSTFGPYFGDANFTATFTYTPKPGDFNGDGHVDAGDIVAMEQALANPSGFESTNGLSPSDYLALGDLNGDGKVTNADLQDLLAALQNGHGSLIGVPEPSALVLLTLGGIALLGHGRRSRKHRSRI from the coding sequence ATGACTCGGTCCCTGTGGTTTACGACTTGGATTCTGACGGCGGTGGCGCTAGTGGCCTGGGTGCGACCAATCCTGGCGGCGACGGGCACGACGGCGTTCACGGGCGACGGCAGTTGGAATTCGCTTTATGGACAGGGATTTTCACTCGGAACCGATGCGACTGGGTTTGGCGTCTTCGGTGCAACAGGGAATACCGTGAATTTAACGCAATTTCAATTCTTTAAATCGGGAAATGCAGACGCCACGGGTGTGCAATTGGCGATCGTCAACTGGGACACTAATTTCAGCAGCACCAGCCCGACGGTCGTTGGTCTCTCGACGAATACACTGGATGTAACCAGCGCGAATTACGCCGTTGGGGCGCCCATCAGTTTTACATTCAACAACCTGGCGCTGACTTATGGGCGCGGCACGTACGATCAGAACGGCTTTGGGGTTTTTGAATCTCCGGACTACGCAGCGATCTTCGTCAACAATAATGGCGGCACGCTGACGCCGGTGTTAACGCCGGTGATCATTGTCAATTACAACCAGGTGAGCATGCCGTACGATGGATACAGCGGCGACATGAATGGATGGCCAACGGAATATGTTCCGGCACACGATTATGGATATCGCCGCAATTACTTGGATACAAATAGCGTGCAGCACTATGGCGATTACTTTAAGGCGGCAACCAATTACATCAGCGGTGGTTACTTCTCAACTTTTGGTCCTTACTTCGGCGATGCCAATTTCACGGCCACGTTTACCTATACGCCGAAGCCGGGCGATTTCAATGGCGACGGCCATGTCGATGCCGGCGACATTGTGGCCATGGAACAGGCCCTGGCCAACCCCAGCGGGTTTGAATCAACCAACGGCCTCTCGCCCAGCGATTACTTAGCCTTGGGCGATTTGAACGGCGACGGCAAGGTAACCAACGCCGATCTGCAGGACTTGTTGGCCGCCCTCCAGAATGGTCATGGTTCCCTCATTGGCGTCCCAGAGCCAAGTGCGTTGGTGCTTCTAACTCTAGGCGGAATTGCGCTGCTGGGACATGGCCGGCGCTCAAGGAAACACCGATCGAGAATTTAA
- a CDS encoding DUF1559 domain-containing protein codes for MRKPLERMSPVECHRPRLRRAFTLVELLVVIAIIGILIALLLPAVQAAREAAHRSQCLNSIRQLGLACLNYESARKHYPSALYDENGSQYAGPYGYIAIVTPYMENKLYHDLINFSIRWDYPGNEQVPATVIPFTKCPSQDSTEPMIIFNQDNGTPGSGMQRAHYYAVMGGKLADTCPGNSPWELTGCAPVAFGGTNYPPQASWRGGIATNGVIYPASKTRVSQISDGTSKTFLLGECSWDFGTLVAGWYAGEAFYGNTSGTPDPSAYLPYQLSTTGNGFWMYNAAQVFYGIQVASNEADPTYPNKGRNAAKVSKHNDVSFGSKHPNGCSFCMADGSAHFVSVNTDLTVLKDLANRHDGQQASVDQ; via the coding sequence ATGAGGAAGCCATTGGAAAGAATGTCGCCCGTCGAATGTCATCGGCCACGCCTGCGGCGGGCGTTTACGCTCGTGGAGCTGCTGGTGGTGATTGCCATCATCGGCATATTGATTGCCCTGCTGTTGCCGGCGGTTCAGGCGGCGCGGGAGGCGGCCCACCGCTCGCAATGCCTGAATTCCATCCGGCAATTGGGCCTGGCTTGTCTGAATTACGAATCGGCGAGAAAGCACTATCCATCCGCGCTGTATGACGAGAATGGCAGCCAATACGCCGGGCCATACGGTTACATTGCCATTGTCACGCCGTACATGGAGAACAAGCTCTATCACGATTTGATTAACTTCAGCATTCGCTGGGATTATCCGGGCAACGAGCAAGTGCCTGCTACGGTGATTCCGTTCACCAAGTGCCCGTCGCAGGATAGCACAGAACCCATGATCATATTCAATCAGGACAACGGAACCCCGGGCAGCGGCATGCAGCGGGCTCATTATTACGCTGTGATGGGGGGCAAACTGGCAGATACGTGTCCGGGAAATTCGCCGTGGGAACTGACCGGCTGCGCTCCGGTAGCGTTTGGCGGGACAAATTATCCACCGCAGGCAAGTTGGCGGGGCGGCATTGCCACCAACGGCGTGATCTATCCAGCCAGCAAAACGCGCGTGAGCCAAATCAGCGACGGCACCAGCAAAACGTTTTTACTAGGAGAATGCTCGTGGGATTTCGGAACCCTCGTGGCGGGTTGGTATGCGGGCGAGGCATTTTATGGCAACACCTCGGGAACACCCGATCCCTCGGCTTACCTCCCCTACCAATTATCGACAACGGGCAACGGCTTTTGGATGTACAATGCTGCTCAGGTCTTCTATGGTATTCAAGTTGCTTCGAACGAAGCCGACCCGACTTATCCGAACAAGGGCAGGAATGCCGCCAAGGTGTCCAAACACAATGATGTGAGCTTCGGCAGCAAGCATCCCAACGGTTGCAGTTTTTGTATGGCGGACGGGTCGGCGCATTTCGTCAGCGTGAATACGGACTTGACGGTGCTGAAAGATTTAGCCAATCGCCATGACGGCCAACAGGCGAGCGTGGACCAATGA
- a CDS encoding glycosyl hydrolase 53 family protein, which yields MTRSCRTFCSWILAALCLASICLRPRLVRAAQDDYAVGADLSSSAQAEKSGIVFKDAGQPKPALQLFKDHGYNWIRLRLFHTPTRLPNNLEYTLALAKQAKALGYKFLLDFHYSDTWADPQKQFIPKAWEGLSHEQLVDAVFAYTRDTIAAFRDADAMPDMVQIGNEVTGGMLWPDGRLPNNWSQFADLLKGGIRGVEAGRGDAARPLVMIHIDRGGDAKGTKWFFDQCQKYDVQFDVIGQSYYPWWHGSIDDLRNNLKFMAETYQKDIYVVEAAYNWRPAEYREKPGPFPETPEGQKQFLEAVNQAVLDTPQHRGKGVFWWEPAVGKGGVASRGMFDNDSNALPVITVFDGPASAAVASHHD from the coding sequence ATGACACGGTCTTGTCGAACTTTCTGTTCGTGGATTTTGGCCGCGCTGTGCCTGGCAAGTATTTGCTTAAGGCCCCGATTAGTTCGTGCAGCGCAAGACGATTATGCGGTTGGGGCTGATTTGTCGTCGTCGGCGCAGGCGGAAAAAAGCGGCATCGTTTTCAAAGATGCCGGCCAGCCCAAGCCCGCGCTGCAGTTGTTCAAAGATCACGGTTACAACTGGATTCGCCTGCGGTTGTTTCACACGCCCACGCGGCTGCCCAACAATTTGGAATACACGCTGGCCCTGGCGAAGCAAGCCAAGGCGCTGGGTTATAAGTTCCTGCTCGATTTTCACTATTCCGACACTTGGGCCGATCCGCAAAAGCAATTCATTCCCAAAGCCTGGGAAGGATTGTCGCACGAGCAATTGGTGGATGCCGTGTTCGCCTACACCCGCGACACCATCGCCGCCTTTCGCGACGCCGACGCCATGCCCGACATGGTGCAAATCGGCAACGAAGTGACCGGTGGCATGCTGTGGCCCGACGGACGGTTGCCGAATAACTGGAGCCAGTTTGCCGACTTGCTGAAAGGGGGAATTCGCGGCGTCGAAGCAGGGCGCGGCGATGCGGCCAGGCCGCTCGTGATGATCCACATCGACCGGGGGGGCGACGCCAAGGGAACCAAGTGGTTTTTTGACCAATGCCAGAAGTACGATGTGCAGTTCGACGTGATTGGCCAATCGTACTACCCGTGGTGGCACGGCAGTATTGACGACTTGCGGAACAATCTGAAGTTTATGGCCGAGACGTATCAAAAAGACATTTACGTGGTTGAGGCGGCTTACAACTGGCGGCCGGCGGAATATCGCGAAAAGCCGGGGCCGTTTCCGGAAACGCCGGAGGGGCAAAAGCAATTTCTGGAGGCGGTGAATCAGGCGGTGCTCGATACACCGCAGCACCGCGGCAAGGGCGTATTCTGGTGGGAACCCGCCGTCGGCAAGGGGGGCGTCGCCAGCCGAGGCATGTTCGATAACGACAGCAACGCTTTACCGGTGATTACGGTATTCGACGGGCCCGCCAGCGCGGCCGTTGCCAGTCACCATGATTAG